The nucleotide sequence CTGCCTGCAACCAGTCTAAAAAACCTTTTGTAATTGCTGCCCGAATTCCGTTTACATTGTATGATAAAATTTTCATTGAAAAATGGGGTTTTGTCAAAAATACATATTTCATTTAGGAAGAAAAATACATTTAACGAGTTGTTTTGTTTTTGTTACAGATTATTTTCAATATTGTAATGAACAGAGCAATTTTTTTGGAATATATTATATCGGAATAAAGCAATAAACTAAATACAAAAAGTTTTATATTTGTGAAAAATAATGATGATTATGAAAAAATTAGTATTGGCTGTTTGTGTATTGGGAGGTGCATTAAATGTACAGGCACAGGCTTTAAACGAAGTTGAATTGAACATTTTTAATACGATTGTAAACCAGTCGGTTGAAATTGGTTACGAGCATTTTATAGATCAAGACCAATCTGTTGGGGTAGATTTGTTAATTAACGATCGTTTTTCGTACTACGGGCAAAACAAAAAAGAAGGAAAATTCAAGCAGTTCAACACCAATGCCATTGCGGTAAACTATAGTTTTTATTTTGGTGGTAAAGAAGGTGAACATGCATCGGGCTTTTATGCACAACCATTTTTAAAATACCGTTTTGGTGATTACGAACACGATGTAGAAATCGCTAAAAGCGTTTACCAAAGACAAAAAGTAGATATGAATGCATTTATTCTTGGAGTAGGAGCAGGTTACAAA is from Flavobacterium dauae and encodes:
- a CDS encoding autotransporter domain-containing protein; amino-acid sequence: MKKLVLAVCVLGGALNVQAQALNEVELNIFNTIVNQSVEIGYEHFIDQDQSVGVDLLINDRFSYYGQNKKEGKFKQFNTNAIAVNYSFYFGGKEGEHASGFYAQPFLKYRFGDYEHDVEIAKSVYQRQKVDMNAFILGVGAGYKLVKNDAFTISPFVNIARNFSDDVIDEFSGIELNAGINIGYRF